In the Dyella humicola genome, AGGCGCCAAGGGCGTACCAGAGCGCTGCGCCCAGCAGACGCGCCAGGCGTTGCGCATCGTCACGGTATTCCGCGACGTACTTGACCACGCCCGCCCCTATGCCTCCTCCGGCGAAAACCGCGAGCAGCGACATGAGGCTCATGAACTGGCCCAGCTTGCCGACGCCCTCCGGACCCGCGAACGAGGCAACCACCTTGATCACGACCAGGCCAGCCAGCAGGCGTGCGCCCGTGGATGCGGCGGTATAGAAGCTGGCGCGCGCGATGTTCATGGCGAGCACCCAAATACCTGGCAGGCCTGGATGACCTGCTCCACCGCGTCTCCCGGCAGCGTCGGCCCCATCGGAAGGCTAAGCACCTCGCGATGCAGTCGATCCGTCAAGGGCAGATGTACACCCTGCAACATCGCGTAAGCCGGCTGCTGGTGCGGCGGCACCGGATAATGCACCTGACTCTGGATGCCGCGCGCCTGCAAATGGTGTTGGAGAGCATCGCGGTGGGAACTGCGGACGACGAAAAGATGCCAGGCGTGTTGCTCTTCATGCGCCACTTCGGGAAGCAGGATGTCGGGCTGACGGATCGCATCGCGATAGCGTCGCGCCACCTGGCGGCGCTTCTGAATATCCTCATCCAGATACTTCAACTTCACGCGAAGCAAGGCGGCCTGCATCTCGTCCAGTCTTGAGTTCACGCCACGATACGGATGGTGATACTTCACATCCGAACCATAATTGCGCAGCGCCGCCACCCGCGCGGCAAGTCCGGCATCGTCGGTGACCACGGCGCCGCCATCGCCCAGGGCGCCGAGATTCTTGGTCGGAAAAAAGCTGAAGCCCGCGGCATCACCGAAAGAACCGGCCTTGCGACCCTTGCTCGTTGCGCCATGCGCCTGCGCTGCGTCCTCGATCAACAGCAACCCATGTTGCTTGGCCACCGCAGCCAGCCCGGGCATGTCGGCCAGCTGACCATACAAGTGCACCGCCATGATGGCTCGCGTGCGCGGGCCAATGGCGTCTTTCAAACGAACCGGATCGATATTGAACGTCGCAGGGTCGGGTTCCACCGGAATCGGCACGAGCCGGTTTTCGGTGATGGCCAGATAACTGGCTATGAACGTGTTGCCCGGCACCAGAATCTCGTCACCCTCCTCCATGGCGCCAAGCTCTTTGTAGCCTCGCAGGATCAGTGACAATGCATCCAGGCCATTGCCGACGCCCACGGCATGACGGACGCCGCAGTAAGCGGCGAATTCCCGCTCGAAGGCGGCAACCTCCTCGCCAAGGATGTACCAGCCGGAATCGATGACGCGCGCCGCTGCCGCCTTCAGCTCGTCGGCGTAGCGCGCATTCAGCTCCCTCACATTCAGGAATGGAACGTCCATCAGAGCGCCCATTCGTAGAAGTCATGCACCACGCCACGCGCGCCGAAATATTCTTTCTGCGAGATCAGGCCGCCATTCAGCGCTTTTCCTTCTTGCTCGGTGGAAATGCCAAGGGAAAAGTAATGTCGGCCAGCGTAACGCTCGATCAGATCCGCCAGCAGAAGGTTGAGCGCATTCACACGCCTGCCCTCTTCCGATGCTGCCAGGTACTGGGTATGCACACCACGGCCAAAGTCGTAGACGATGGCCCCGGCTAACAGTTCATCGTCGCGCCGCGCATCGTAGAGCACGATTTGCTGGGGAAAGCGCGCCTGCAACAGGCGAAGTTCGTCCAGGCTGTGGGTCGGCGCGGCGCGGTGCTTGCGCAGCACCTCTGAAAGCAGGGCGTGGAAGCCTGCGAGGTCTGCGCTCGCCCGGATTTGGACGCCTTCCTTTCTTGCCTTGTTGACGGCTCGACGGCGTCCGTCGGTGAAGCAAAAAGATTCCTGCAACGCGATGATCGAGGAGATGTCACGGCGCTTCAGGCGCGCACCGAGTCGATGCAGGGCATAAAGATCCTCATCGGCGGGATACGCATGAAAGACGTGCGGCACGGCCTTGTAGACGACGTTGTCCATGCCAAGCGCACGATAGATTTCGCCGATCATCTCGAAGACGGAAAGCGTCGATTCGGCACGCAAGGCTTGGGTACTGATGAGGCCGGCATAGGTAAGGCCACCGTGGCTTACTACCGTCTTACCAAGCGCGTTGGCGGGAAAGATGGCCACCGGCTCGCCGTGGCGTTCGACCATGAGCGATCGGTCGGCAAAGCGGTCGGCGTGATAGTCCATATAGGCGCGCCGATGCAACAGGACGCCGTTCCTCGACTGCTCTACCACCGCGTCCCAGGCGCCCGAGTCCGACGGCACGTAGGGCCTAACCGCAAGCACGAATGCCTCCTTCGACTTGCGTCTGTAGCGCTTCGGCAACACCGAAGCCGTCCAGCCCCATGTCATTGCCGTTGTAG is a window encoding:
- a CDS encoding DegT/DnrJ/EryC1/StrS family aminotransferase encodes the protein MDVPFLNVRELNARYADELKAAAARVIDSGWYILGEEVAAFEREFAAYCGVRHAVGVGNGLDALSLILRGYKELGAMEEGDEILVPGNTFIASYLAITENRLVPIPVEPDPATFNIDPVRLKDAIGPRTRAIMAVHLYGQLADMPGLAAVAKQHGLLLIEDAAQAHGATSKGRKAGSFGDAAGFSFFPTKNLGALGDGGAVVTDDAGLAARVAALRNYGSDVKYHHPYRGVNSRLDEMQAALLRVKLKYLDEDIQKRRQVARRYRDAIRQPDILLPEVAHEEQHAWHLFVVRSSHRDALQHHLQARGIQSQVHYPVPPHQQPAYAMLQGVHLPLTDRLHREVLSLPMGPTLPGDAVEQVIQACQVFGCSP
- a CDS encoding GNAT family N-acetyltransferase, which translates into the protein MLAVRPYVPSDSGAWDAVVEQSRNGVLLHRRAYMDYHADRFADRSLMVERHGEPVAIFPANALGKTVVSHGGLTYAGLISTQALRAESTLSVFEMIGEIYRALGMDNVVYKAVPHVFHAYPADEDLYALHRLGARLKRRDISSIIALQESFCFTDGRRRAVNKARKEGVQIRASADLAGFHALLSEVLRKHRAAPTHSLDELRLLQARFPQQIVLYDARRDDELLAGAIVYDFGRGVHTQYLAASEEGRRVNALNLLLADLIERYAGRHYFSLGISTEQEGKALNGGLISQKEYFGARGVVHDFYEWAL